The Drosophila bipectinata strain 14024-0381.07 chromosome 2L, DbipHiC1v2, whole genome shotgun sequence genome has a segment encoding these proteins:
- the Tim17b2 gene encoding mitochondrial import inner membrane translocase subunit Tim17-B yields MEEYSREPCPYRIVDDCGGAFAMGCIGGGVFQGFKGFRNAPQGLGRRLAGSVMAVKSKSPVIAGNFAAWGGVFSIVDCGLVHLRQKEDPWNSIISGAVTGGVLAARNGVAAMAGSAVIGGILLSLIEGVGILFTRMSADQFRNPSPLTTADALSGAGGLGDLDSSSGFGFPGTQHANISS; encoded by the coding sequence ATGGAGGAGTATTCCCGTGAGCCGTGTCCGTATCGGATAGTCGACGATTGCGGCGGAGCCTTCGCCATGGGTTGCATCGGTGGAGGTGTGTTCCAGGGCTTCAAGGGATTTCGGAATGCCCCCCAGGGCCTAGGACGAAGATTAGCCGGTAGCGTGATGGCCGTCAAGTCAAAATCGCCAGTGATAGCCGGCAACTTTGCTGCCTGGGGCGGCGTCTTCAGCATTGTGGACTGCGGTCTGGTGCATTTGCGCCAAAAGGAGGATCCGTGGAACTCCATAATAAGTGGTGCAGTCACCGGAGGCGTCCTGGCCGCCCGTAACGGAGTGGCCGCCATGGCCGGAAGCGCGGTAATCGGTGGCATTCTTCTCTCCCTGATCGAGGGTGTGGGCATTCTATTCACTCGCATGTCAGCGGACCAGTTCCGTAACCCGTCGCCGCTCACCACTGCGGATGCCCTATCCGGTGCGGGTGGACTGGGGGACTTGGACTCATCGTCGGGGTTTGGTTTTCCCGGCACCCAGCATGCCAATATCTCCAGCTAA